In Leisingera sp. NJS204, the following are encoded in one genomic region:
- a CDS encoding EamA family transporter, which yields MPIRTLLLTALAPAIWGSSYIVTTSLLPGHSPLVVALLRALPAGLLLLLLVRRLPPLNWLPRLAVLGALNFSLFWVLLFVSAYRLPGGVAATLGAVQPLIVVFLSALLLKSQIRAAAVAAALLSIAGVALLVLTPAAGLDTWGVLAGLGGALSMAGGVVLSRKWQPPVPPLTFTAWQLTAGGLLLVPVTLWMVPEVPVFTAANIAGLAYMSLIGGALTYILWFRGLARIEPSQVSLLGVLSPLSAVILGWLLLAETLTPNQMLGALLALFSLWLGQSRLRLRAKRHPAPAE from the coding sequence ATGCCCATCCGGACCCTTCTGCTGACCGCGCTTGCCCCTGCCATCTGGGGCAGCAGCTATATCGTGACGACCTCTTTGCTGCCCGGCCACTCGCCGCTGGTGGTGGCCTTGCTGCGGGCGTTGCCTGCGGGGCTTTTGCTGCTGCTGCTGGTGCGCCGGCTGCCGCCGCTCAACTGGCTGCCGCGCCTGGCGGTGCTGGGGGCGCTGAATTTCTCGCTGTTCTGGGTGCTGCTGTTTGTATCCGCCTACCGCCTGCCCGGCGGCGTCGCCGCGACGCTGGGCGCAGTGCAGCCGCTGATCGTGGTGTTTCTGTCGGCCTTGCTGCTGAAATCGCAGATCCGCGCCGCCGCCGTTGCCGCCGCCCTGCTGAGCATTGCCGGCGTTGCTCTTTTGGTGCTGACCCCTGCGGCCGGACTCGACACATGGGGCGTGCTGGCCGGCCTAGGCGGGGCGCTGTCAATGGCTGGCGGTGTGGTTCTAAGCCGCAAATGGCAGCCGCCTGTGCCGCCGCTCACCTTCACTGCATGGCAGCTGACTGCTGGCGGGCTGCTGCTGGTGCCGGTAACACTGTGGATGGTGCCGGAGGTCCCCGTTTTCACCGCCGCCAACATCGCCGGCCTCGCCTATATGAGCCTGATCGGCGGCGCGCTGACTTATATCCTGTGGTTCCGCGGCCTGGCCCGGATCGAGCCGTCGCAGGTGTCTTTGCTCGGTGTGCTCAGCCCGCTGTCGGCCGTGATCCTGGGCTGGCTGCTGCTGGCTGAGACCCTGACGCCCAACCAGATGCTGGGCGCCCTGCTGGCCCTGTTCAGCCTGTGGCTTGGCCAGTCCCGGCTGCGCTTGCGCGCCAAACGGCACCCAGCCCCGGCGGAGTAA
- a CDS encoding RNA pyrophosphohydrolase, producing the protein MTPEEIAKLPYRPNVGVMLINAEGAVFVGQRKDRYKDAWQMPQGGIDAGEDPRAAALRELEEETGVASELVEIIAESDGWLPYDLPHDVVPKFWGGKYRGQEQKWFLMRFLGRDDQVDIATDHPEFSAWCWQPVAQLVEKIVPFKREVYARVVDEFREYL; encoded by the coding sequence ATGACGCCGGAAGAGATTGCCAAGCTGCCCTACCGCCCCAACGTGGGCGTGATGCTGATCAATGCCGAGGGCGCGGTGTTTGTCGGCCAGCGCAAGGACCGTTACAAGGACGCCTGGCAGATGCCGCAGGGCGGAATTGATGCGGGCGAGGACCCGCGCGCGGCGGCCTTGCGTGAACTGGAAGAGGAAACCGGCGTGGCGTCGGAACTGGTGGAGATCATCGCCGAGAGCGATGGCTGGCTGCCCTATGACCTGCCGCATGATGTGGTGCCCAAATTCTGGGGCGGCAAGTACCGTGGGCAGGAGCAGAAATGGTTTCTGATGCGGTTTCTGGGCCGCGATGATCAGGTTGATATTGCGACGGATCACCCGGAATTCTCGGCCTGGTGCTGGCAGCCGGTGGCGCAGCTGGTGGAGAAGATCGTGCCGTTTAAGCGCGAGGTTTATGCGCGGGTGGTGGATGAGTTCAGGGAGTATTTGTGA
- a CDS encoding NADPH-dependent 2,4-dienoyl-CoA reductase, with protein MTAYPKMLAPLDLGFTTLKNRVLMGSMHTGLEETGDWNRVAEFYAARARGGVALMVTGGIGPNLEGSVLPGASMMTCAKDVENHRVVTERVHQAGGKIAMQILHAGRYAYGPKCVGPSPVKSPISPFPPHELDEDGIEKQIADIVNAARLAQEAGYDGVEIMGSEGYFLNQFLVTRTNKRTDRWGGSYENRMRLPIEVVRRTREAAGPEFIIIYRLSMIDLVPEGSTHEEVVQLAQEVEKAGATILNTGIGWHEARIPTIATSVPRAAFAWVTRKLMGKVGIPVITSNRINTPEVAEDVLATGCADMVSMARPMLADADFVAKAAAGHSDRIAPCIACNQACLDHTFSGKLTFCLVNPRACHETELAIEPAAAVKSVAIVGAGPAGLATAVTAAQRGHQVTLFDRADEIGGQLNMAKQVPGKEEFWGLVDWYRTMVAEAGVTLELGRDVSAGDLTGFDEVVVATGVIPRDPAIPGQDGDNVLSYIDVLRHKKPAGQRVAVIGAGGIGFDVSEFLLEEGHSPATDLPAWMKEWGVTDPAEHRAGLAPEGPQPAAPARRVTLLQRKAERHGKRLGKTTGWIHRATLKMKDVEFLGGVNYERIDEDGLHVSFGDARENPTLVPADTIVLCSGQISDRSLADDLAEHGITAHVIGGADVAAELDAKRAINQGTRLAAEL; from the coding sequence ATGACTGCGTACCCCAAAATGCTTGCCCCGCTGGATCTGGGCTTTACCACGCTGAAGAACCGGGTGCTGATGGGTTCGATGCACACCGGGCTGGAGGAAACCGGCGACTGGAACCGGGTCGCTGAGTTTTACGCCGCCCGTGCCCGCGGCGGGGTCGCACTAATGGTCACCGGCGGAATCGGCCCGAACCTCGAAGGCTCGGTGCTGCCCGGTGCCTCAATGATGACCTGTGCCAAAGACGTCGAGAACCACCGCGTGGTGACGGAGCGCGTGCATCAGGCAGGCGGCAAGATCGCCATGCAGATCCTGCACGCTGGCCGCTATGCCTATGGGCCGAAATGCGTTGGCCCCAGCCCGGTGAAATCGCCGATCTCCCCCTTTCCGCCGCATGAGCTGGACGAGGACGGGATTGAGAAGCAGATCGCCGACATCGTCAACGCCGCCCGCCTGGCGCAGGAGGCAGGCTATGACGGGGTCGAGATCATGGGGTCCGAGGGCTATTTCCTCAATCAGTTCCTGGTCACCCGTACCAACAAACGGACCGATCGCTGGGGCGGGTCCTATGAAAACCGGATGCGGCTGCCCATCGAAGTTGTGCGCCGCACCCGCGAAGCGGCGGGCCCTGAATTCATCATCATCTACCGGCTGTCGATGATCGACCTGGTGCCTGAGGGCTCCACCCACGAGGAAGTTGTGCAGCTGGCGCAAGAGGTTGAAAAGGCCGGCGCCACCATCCTCAACACCGGCATCGGCTGGCACGAGGCGCGCATACCGACCATTGCCACCTCGGTTCCCCGTGCCGCCTTTGCCTGGGTTACCAGGAAACTGATGGGCAAAGTTGGCATTCCGGTGATCACCTCGAACCGGATCAACACCCCGGAAGTGGCCGAAGACGTGCTGGCAACGGGCTGCGCAGACATGGTGTCGATGGCGCGGCCGATGCTGGCAGATGCGGATTTCGTGGCCAAGGCCGCGGCGGGCCATTCGGATCGCATCGCCCCCTGCATCGCCTGCAACCAGGCCTGTCTCGACCACACCTTCAGCGGCAAACTGACGTTCTGTCTGGTCAACCCGCGCGCCTGCCACGAGACCGAGCTGGCGATCGAACCCGCCGCCGCGGTGAAATCCGTGGCCATCGTGGGCGCAGGCCCTGCCGGCCTTGCCACTGCCGTCACCGCCGCCCAGCGCGGCCACCAGGTCACCCTGTTCGACCGGGCAGATGAAATCGGCGGCCAGCTCAACATGGCCAAACAGGTTCCGGGCAAAGAGGAATTCTGGGGCCTGGTCGACTGGTACCGCACCATGGTGGCCGAGGCCGGCGTCACGCTGGAACTGGGCCGCGACGTTTCCGCCGGGGACCTGACCGGTTTTGACGAGGTCGTTGTTGCCACCGGTGTGATCCCGCGCGACCCGGCCATTCCGGGCCAGGACGGGGACAATGTCCTCAGCTACATCGACGTGCTGCGCCACAAGAAACCGGCCGGACAGCGGGTTGCGGTGATCGGCGCCGGCGGCATCGGCTTTGATGTTTCGGAATTCCTGCTGGAAGAGGGCCACAGCCCCGCCACCGATCTGCCCGCCTGGATGAAGGAATGGGGCGTCACCGACCCGGCAGAGCACCGCGCGGGCCTCGCCCCTGAAGGCCCGCAGCCTGCCGCCCCTGCCCGCCGTGTAACACTCCTGCAGCGCAAGGCGGAACGCCATGGCAAGCGGTTGGGCAAGACCACCGGCTGGATTCACCGCGCCACGCTCAAGATGAAGGACGTGGAATTCCTGGGCGGCGTGAACTACGAGCGCATTGATGAGGACGGTCTGCATGTCTCCTTTGGCGACGCACGCGAAAATCCCACTCTGGTTCCGGCGGACACCATCGTCCTATGCTCCGGACAGATCTCCGACCGGTCGCTTGCAGATGATCTGGCTGAGCATGGCATCACTGCGCATGTGATCGGCGGCGCCGACGTCGCCGCGGAACTGGACGCCAAGCGCGCCATCAACCAGGGCACGCGGCTGGCGGCGGAACTCTAA
- a CDS encoding antibiotic biosynthesis monooxygenase family protein, with protein MIAVMFEAEIAPGQKESYLQAAAALRELLEQVDGFISVERFQSLSAPEKLLSLSFWRDEAAVQRWREGAEHRAAQGSGRKGVFADYRLRVAGVIRDYGMADRLHAPADSRSMHG; from the coding sequence ATGATAGCCGTGATGTTCGAAGCGGAGATTGCTCCGGGACAGAAAGAGTCTTATCTGCAGGCCGCGGCCGCACTGCGAGAGCTGCTGGAGCAGGTGGACGGCTTTATCTCGGTTGAGCGGTTTCAAAGCCTGAGCGCGCCGGAGAAGCTGTTGTCGCTTTCTTTCTGGCGGGATGAGGCAGCGGTGCAGCGCTGGCGCGAGGGCGCAGAACACCGGGCAGCACAAGGCAGCGGCCGGAAAGGTGTCTTTGCGGATTACCGGCTGCGGGTGGCTGGAGTGATCCGGGACTATGGTATGGCGGACCGGCTGCATGCGCCGGCGGACAGCCGGTCAATGCATGGTTGA
- a CDS encoding NIPSNAP family protein, with protein MLTCIIRYRIDPAKRAQFELYARNWGQAIPRCGADLVGYFAPHEGSSTLAYGIYNVENLAEYEAYRARLAADPLGRENYEFAQKERFLLREDRTWLKLVSAPHGAG; from the coding sequence ATGCTGACCTGCATAATCCGTTACCGTATCGACCCTGCCAAGAGGGCGCAGTTCGAACTCTACGCCCGCAACTGGGGGCAGGCGATCCCGCGCTGCGGCGCGGATTTGGTCGGGTATTTTGCGCCGCATGAAGGGTCGTCGACACTGGCTTATGGCATCTACAATGTGGAGAACTTAGCTGAGTATGAAGCTTATCGTGCCCGGCTGGCGGCGGACCCCTTAGGGCGCGAGAACTATGAGTTTGCGCAGAAAGAGCGGTTTTTGCTGCGCGAGGACCGGACCTGGCTGAAACTGGTCTCGGCACCGCATGGGGCTGGTTGA
- a CDS encoding HAD family hydrolase, whose amino-acid sequence MPKTYPTPKLVIFDCDGVLVDSEPASNQAMADNLARHGLDLTLEQAMAYFTGGTMADVMAKARSLGADLPENWIAEIHAETYARLKEGIPLTAGIPDLLAQLDAHGIPVCVASNGSEEKMRITLGQNGLWERFHPQAMFSAQSLGVAKPEPGLFLAAASHFGVQARDCLVIEDSGSGVTAAVRAGMRCLGYAPQGSGSRLAALGAEVFNDMAEVPALLSI is encoded by the coding sequence TTGCCCAAGACCTATCCGACCCCGAAACTGGTGATCTTCGACTGCGACGGCGTGCTGGTGGACAGTGAGCCGGCCTCGAACCAGGCGATGGCAGACAACCTTGCGCGCCACGGGCTGGATCTGACCTTAGAGCAGGCAATGGCTTATTTTACCGGCGGCACCATGGCGGATGTGATGGCCAAGGCCCGCAGCCTGGGCGCGGACCTGCCGGAAAACTGGATCGCGGAAATCCATGCCGAGACCTATGCCCGGCTGAAAGAGGGCATACCGCTCACAGCGGGTATTCCCGATTTGCTGGCACAGCTTGATGCACATGGCATCCCGGTCTGCGTGGCCTCCAATGGCAGCGAGGAAAAGATGCGCATCACTTTGGGCCAGAACGGGCTGTGGGAGCGGTTCCACCCGCAGGCCATGTTCTCAGCCCAATCCTTGGGTGTGGCCAAGCCGGAACCGGGGTTGTTCCTGGCCGCCGCCAGCCACTTCGGTGTGCAGGCACGCGATTGCCTGGTGATCGAGGACAGCGGCAGCGGCGTCACCGCTGCGGTGCGCGCGGGCATGCGCTGCCTCGGGTATGCTCCGCAAGGCAGCGGCAGCAGGCTTGCCGCGCTGGGGGCTGAGGTGTTCAACGATATGGCAGAGGTGCCGGCCCTTTTGTCGATCTGA
- the map gene encoding type I methionyl aminopeptidase, with product MRSKDGRTTKDGIRIHEAGDFAGMHKAGALAARILDEIAAHVFPGQTTGEIDRLITQKVEDAGAKSATIGYKGYQHASCISVNHVVCHGIPGDKKLKDGDILNIDVTVIVDGWFGDTSRMFVAGKLPRKSERLIQVTHDSLMKGIEAVKPGNTFGDIGHAIQVYAESQRMSVVRDFCGHGLGTVFHAPPNVLHYGRPGTGPVLEEGMFFTIEPMINIGRPETKILADEWTAVTRDKSLSAQFEHSIGVTADGADIFTLSPAGRFHPTYG from the coding sequence ATGAGATCGAAAGACGGCCGCACAACCAAGGACGGCATCCGCATTCATGAAGCCGGCGATTTTGCCGGCATGCACAAGGCGGGTGCCTTGGCGGCGCGTATTCTGGACGAGATTGCCGCGCATGTGTTTCCGGGCCAGACCACTGGCGAGATCGACCGCCTGATCACCCAAAAGGTTGAGGATGCCGGCGCCAAGTCCGCAACCATCGGTTACAAAGGCTATCAGCACGCCAGCTGCATCTCGGTGAACCATGTGGTTTGCCACGGCATTCCCGGCGACAAAAAGCTGAAGGATGGCGACATCCTGAATATTGACGTGACTGTGATTGTCGACGGCTGGTTCGGCGACACTTCGCGGATGTTTGTGGCGGGCAAGCTGCCGCGCAAGTCCGAGCGTCTGATCCAGGTCACCCATGATTCGCTGATGAAAGGGATCGAGGCGGTGAAGCCCGGCAATACCTTTGGCGACATCGGCCATGCGATCCAGGTTTACGCCGAAAGCCAGCGGATGAGCGTGGTGCGCGATTTCTGCGGCCACGGATTGGGCACGGTCTTTCACGCGCCGCCCAACGTGCTGCACTATGGCCGCCCCGGTACCGGCCCGGTGCTGGAAGAGGGCATGTTCTTCACCATTGAGCCGATGATCAACATCGGCCGCCCGGAGACCAAGATCCTGGCGGATGAATGGACCGCCGTCACCCGCGACAAGTCGCTGTCGGCGCAGTTTGAGCATTCGATCGGGGTCACCGCGGACGGGGCCGATATTTTCACCCTGTCGCCGGCCGGGAGATTCCACCCGACCTACGGGTAA
- a CDS encoding mechanosensitive ion channel family protein, producing the protein MDNIDDLMKTEIYGGKSLADLVTLEFLAQALGNVLAATVILLAGFIAARWVKRRIVALGDTHAKLDVTLFHFLGNLARYVILAFAVLFVLNTFGVKTTSIVAAIGAAGLAIGLAMQGALSNVAAGVMIILFRPFKLGDFIDVNGEMGTVHEMTLNNTVIASLSNLKVIIPNSEVWGNTITNYSSFDTRRAEWTFGVGYGANLATAEQVIRDTIMADSRSHSDPEPFIQVNALNSSSVDFLVRVWVDAAEYFQYQADMKRKVKEALDAAGVDIPFPTRTLVHAEAASQEDEASKAA; encoded by the coding sequence ATGGATAACATTGATGACCTGATGAAGACTGAGATTTACGGAGGAAAATCACTGGCCGATCTGGTGACGCTGGAATTTCTGGCACAGGCCTTGGGCAACGTGCTGGCCGCAACTGTCATTCTTCTGGCAGGCTTCATCGCCGCGCGCTGGGTCAAGCGGCGGATCGTGGCACTGGGCGATACCCACGCCAAACTCGACGTGACCCTGTTTCATTTCCTCGGCAATCTTGCGCGCTATGTCATTCTCGCCTTTGCGGTGCTGTTTGTTCTGAATACCTTTGGCGTCAAGACCACCTCGATTGTGGCGGCCATCGGTGCTGCCGGCCTGGCGATCGGCCTGGCCATGCAGGGTGCGCTGTCGAATGTGGCAGCAGGCGTGATGATCATCCTGTTCCGCCCGTTCAAGCTGGGTGATTTCATCGATGTGAACGGCGAAATGGGCACGGTGCATGAAATGACGCTTAACAATACTGTCATCGCCAGCCTCAGCAATCTGAAGGTGATCATTCCCAACTCCGAGGTTTGGGGCAATACCATCACCAATTACTCGTCTTTCGACACCCGCCGGGCAGAATGGACTTTTGGTGTCGGCTATGGCGCCAACCTGGCCACGGCAGAACAGGTGATCCGCGACACGATCATGGCCGACAGCCGCTCGCACAGCGATCCGGAACCCTTCATCCAGGTCAATGCGCTGAACAGCAGTTCGGTGGATTTTCTGGTGCGTGTCTGGGTCGATGCAGCCGAGTACTTTCAGTATCAGGCCGACATGAAGCGCAAGGTCAAAGAAGCACTGGATGCAGCCGGGGTCGACATTCCCTTCCCGACCCGGACACTGGTTCACGCCGAAGCTGCCAGCCAGGAAGACGAGGCCAGCAAGGCCGCCTGA
- the sfsA gene encoding DNA/RNA nuclease SfsA, protein MRFETPLIPAVLIRRYKRFLADCRLEDGREATAHCANPGSMMGLAEPGMKIWLEPNDDPKKKLKYGWRLVEHADGHFTGVDTSVPNRALRAALEAGEIAELSAYNTVRPEVKYGENSRVDFLLQQGGLPDCYVEVKSVTLSREPGLAEFPDSVTARGTKHLGELANMAARGHRAVMLYLVQRTDCDRFQLAADIDPAYAAAFASAYSAGVERLVLGTRITPQGIEAGAPIAAAP, encoded by the coding sequence ATGCGCTTTGAAACCCCTCTGATCCCCGCCGTGCTGATCCGCCGCTACAAACGTTTCCTTGCCGATTGCCGGCTGGAGGACGGGCGCGAGGCTACCGCCCATTGCGCCAATCCCGGCAGCATGATGGGGCTGGCAGAGCCGGGCATGAAGATCTGGCTGGAGCCGAACGACGACCCGAAGAAAAAGCTGAAATACGGCTGGCGCCTGGTTGAGCACGCGGACGGCCATTTCACCGGCGTTGATACTTCGGTTCCGAACCGCGCCCTGCGGGCTGCGCTGGAAGCCGGAGAGATCGCGGAACTTAGCGCTTATAATACCGTGCGCCCGGAGGTGAAATACGGCGAGAACAGCCGCGTCGATTTTCTGTTGCAGCAAGGCGGTCTGCCGGATTGCTATGTCGAGGTGAAAAGCGTGACGCTGTCGCGGGAACCGGGCCTGGCGGAATTCCCGGACAGCGTCACCGCCCGCGGCACAAAACACCTTGGCGAATTGGCCAATATGGCGGCCCGGGGCCACCGCGCGGTGATGCTGTATCTGGTGCAACGCACCGACTGCGACCGGTTTCAACTGGCTGCAGATATCGACCCGGCCTATGCCGCCGCCTTTGCCAGCGCCTATTCGGCCGGGGTGGAGCGGCTGGTGCTGGGCACCAGGATCACGCCGCAAGGGATCGAGGCCGGCGCACCGATCGCCGCTGCACCTTAG
- a CDS encoding competence/damage-inducible protein A, protein MANPTAAMLVIGDEILSGRTRDANMHYLAGELTKHGIDLMEVRIVSDDEAAIIGAVQALAGAYGHVFTSGGIGPTHDDITADCIAKAFDAHLDVRGDARAILQAHYDTQGLELNEARLRMARIPEGAALIENPVSAAPGFTLGNVHVMAGVPLIFQAMVASVMPTLTGGQPMLSQTLRVLRGEGEIAGPLRVLAEAYADLSVGCYPFQKDGAFGANIVIRGTDGARIDAAMTELAKELDQ, encoded by the coding sequence ATGGCCAATCCAACGGCTGCCATGCTGGTCATCGGAGATGAAATCCTGTCGGGCCGCACCCGCGATGCCAATATGCATTATCTGGCGGGCGAGCTGACCAAACACGGCATTGATCTGATGGAAGTGCGCATCGTCAGCGATGACGAGGCCGCGATCATCGGCGCGGTGCAGGCGCTGGCCGGGGCTTACGGCCATGTATTCACCAGCGGCGGCATCGGTCCAACCCATGACGACATTACAGCCGATTGCATCGCCAAAGCCTTTGACGCGCATCTGGACGTGCGCGGCGACGCCCGCGCGATCCTGCAAGCGCATTACGACACCCAAGGCTTGGAATTGAACGAGGCCCGCCTGCGGATGGCACGCATTCCGGAGGGCGCCGCGCTGATCGAAAATCCGGTCTCGGCCGCGCCGGGGTTCACCCTTGGAAATGTGCATGTGATGGCCGGTGTACCGCTGATCTTTCAGGCGATGGTGGCCAGCGTGATGCCGACCCTGACCGGCGGCCAGCCGATGCTGTCGCAGACCCTGCGGGTGCTGCGCGGCGAAGGGGAGATTGCCGGACCGCTGCGCGTACTGGCCGAGGCTTATGCGGATCTGTCAGTCGGCTGTTATCCGTTCCAAAAAGACGGCGCCTTTGGCGCCAATATCGTGATCCGCGGCACCGATGGCGCGCGCATTGATGCGGCAATGACAGAACTGGCAAAGGAGCTGGATCAGTGA
- a CDS encoding GNAT family N-acetyltransferase: MTTDPRYYAVTDATWPPAATRSLGPVTLRDGQGGGSRVSAATVHGTASDAEIAAAEDAMRAMGQDCLFMIRDGETDLDAQLAARGYAVKDPVSLWTCPAAHLTDIPVPRVTAFCVWEPLAIQREIWAQGGIGPERLAVMQRVQGPKTGLLARHKDKPAGAGFVAIHNGVAMVHALEILPHQRRCGMGAWMMRQAAFWALENGATELAVLCTKRNEGANGLYASLGMKCAGQYHYRILQEGH; the protein is encoded by the coding sequence GTGACCACCGATCCCCGTTACTACGCCGTGACCGACGCGACATGGCCGCCTGCCGCCACCCGCAGCCTGGGCCCCGTGACCCTGCGCGACGGTCAGGGCGGCGGCAGCCGGGTGTCGGCGGCGACCGTACACGGCACTGCCTCGGATGCGGAAATTGCCGCCGCTGAGGACGCAATGCGCGCGATGGGCCAGGACTGCCTGTTTATGATCCGCGATGGCGAGACGGATCTGGACGCGCAGCTGGCTGCACGCGGCTATGCGGTCAAGGATCCGGTCAGCCTGTGGACCTGCCCGGCCGCGCATTTGACGGACATCCCGGTGCCGCGGGTCACCGCCTTTTGCGTATGGGAACCGCTGGCGATCCAGCGCGAGATCTGGGCGCAGGGCGGCATCGGGCCTGAACGCCTGGCGGTGATGCAGCGGGTACAGGGGCCAAAGACCGGGCTGCTGGCCCGTCACAAGGACAAACCGGCAGGCGCCGGGTTTGTCGCCATTCACAATGGGGTGGCAATGGTCCACGCACTGGAAATCCTGCCGCACCAGCGCCGCTGCGGCATGGGCGCCTGGATGATGCGCCAGGCGGCATTCTGGGCGCTGGAAAACGGCGCGACCGAGCTGGCGGTGCTGTGCACGAAACGTAACGAGGGCGCCAACGGGCTTTATGCTTCCCTCGGCATGAAATGCGCCGGACAGTACCACTACCGGATTTTACAGGAAGGTCATTGA
- a CDS encoding peroxidase-related enzyme (This protein belongs to a clade of uncharacterized proteins related to peroxidases such as the alkylhydroperoxidase AhpD.), which translates to MTDQTPPTALDLPMADSLPPETQKYFDICVEKLGFVPNVLKANAFDIEKLNAFTAMYNDLMLADSGLSKLEREMIAVVVSAINRCFYCLVAHGAAVRQLSGDPALGEMLVMNYRVAPLEARQRAMLDFAARMTTASAEIGETDRQGLRDAGFSDRDIWDIANVAGFFNMSNRVASATAMVPNPEYHSQCR; encoded by the coding sequence ATGACGGATCAGACCCCGCCCACAGCCCTGGATCTGCCGATGGCGGATTCGCTGCCGCCTGAGACGCAGAAGTATTTCGATATCTGCGTCGAAAAGCTGGGCTTTGTGCCCAACGTGCTCAAGGCCAATGCCTTTGATATCGAAAAGCTGAATGCGTTTACCGCCATGTACAATGACCTGATGCTGGCGGACAGCGGCCTCAGCAAGCTGGAGCGTGAGATGATCGCCGTGGTGGTCTCGGCGATCAACCGCTGTTTCTACTGCCTGGTGGCGCATGGCGCAGCAGTGCGGCAGCTGTCGGGCGATCCGGCTCTGGGTGAAATGCTGGTGATGAACTACCGGGTGGCGCCTCTGGAGGCGCGCCAGCGCGCGATGCTGGATTTTGCAGCCAGGATGACCACTGCCAGCGCGGAAATCGGTGAGACGGACCGGCAAGGCCTGCGGGATGCAGGCTTCAGCGACCGGGACATCTGGGACATTGCCAATGTTGCGGGTTTCTTCAACATGTCCAACCGGGTGGCCAGCGCCACTGCCATGGTTCCCAACCCGGAATACCACAGCCAGTGCCGCTAA
- a CDS encoding OmpA family protein produces MLLPALPAAAEITLPAGASAVSERITALGVYQLPTGPEEADKVPSRRFEGQILRRTWRVEGNSTVLQILAPLRDQLQADGYEVLLDCAARDCGGFGFRFGIEVVPSPDMMVDISSYHFLSAAKGDEAVSLLVSRAGGAAFLQMITVHPPGSAATATAAPAVVKPDAGTSGTVRPVELAKLLEVRGHAVLTDLVFQSGSTRLQDGSYASLRALADYLAVNPQYRLLLVGHTDTVGSQQQNIGISKRRAQSVKDRLIKELGADAARIEVAGAGFLAPIASNLIPEGREANRRVEAVLLAE; encoded by the coding sequence ATGCTGCTTCCGGCTTTGCCGGCGGCGGCTGAGATCACCCTGCCGGCCGGCGCGTCTGCTGTTTCGGAACGGATCACGGCGCTTGGTGTTTACCAGCTGCCGACCGGGCCGGAAGAGGCGGACAAAGTCCCCTCGCGCCGGTTCGAAGGGCAGATTCTGCGCCGCACCTGGCGGGTCGAGGGAAACAGCACCGTGCTGCAGATCCTGGCGCCCTTGCGGGACCAGCTGCAGGCTGATGGCTATGAGGTGCTGCTGGATTGTGCCGCGCGCGATTGCGGCGGCTTCGGCTTCCGCTTCGGGATCGAGGTGGTGCCGTCGCCGGACATGATGGTGGATATCTCCAGCTATCACTTCCTGTCTGCGGCCAAGGGGGATGAGGCGGTCTCGCTTCTGGTGTCGCGCGCAGGCGGCGCGGCTTTTTTGCAAATGATCACAGTGCATCCGCCTGGATCGGCTGCAACGGCAACAGCCGCGCCGGCAGTGGTGAAACCTGACGCCGGGACGTCCGGAACGGTGCGGCCGGTAGAACTGGCCAAGCTGCTGGAGGTGCGCGGCCACGCTGTTCTGACGGATCTGGTGTTTCAAAGCGGCTCCACCCGGCTGCAGGACGGCTCCTATGCCAGCCTGCGCGCGCTTGCGGACTATCTGGCCGTCAATCCGCAATACCGCCTGCTGCTGGTGGGGCATACCGACACGGTGGGTTCGCAGCAGCAGAACATCGGTATTTCCAAACGCCGCGCGCAATCGGTGAAAGACCGTTTGATCAAGGAGCTGGGCGCGGATGCGGCACGGATCGAGGTCGCCGGTGCCGGTTTCCTGGCCCCGATTGCCAGCAATCTGATCCCGGAAGGCCGAGAAGCCAACCGGCGGGTGGAAGCGGTGCTGCTCGCCGAATGA